Proteins found in one Triticum urartu cultivar G1812 chromosome 4, Tu2.1, whole genome shotgun sequence genomic segment:
- the LOC125552127 gene encoding quinone-oxidoreductase QR2-like, protein MATKIYIVYYSTWGHVATLAEEMKKGADSVPGVEVTVWRVPETLPEEVLGKMHAAPGREDHPVITASQLAEADGILFGFPTRFGMMAAQMKAFFDSTGGLWQAQSLSGKPAGVFFATGTQGGGQETTALTAVTQLTHHGMLFVPVGYTHGAGMFAMDEVKGGSPYGAGTFAGADGSRVPSDAELALAAHQGKYFAGIAKKLKAV, encoded by the exons ATGGCGACCAAGATCTACATAGT GTACTACTCGACCTGGGGACACGTCGCTACGCTGGCGGAGGAGATGAAGAAGGGCGCCGACTCCGTCCCCGGCGTGGAGGTCACCGTCTGGCGGGTGCCGGAGACACTGCCAGAGGAGGTGCTCGGGAAGATGCACGCGGCGCCGGGGCGTGAGGACCACCCCGTCATCACGGCGAGCCAGCTGGCCGAGGCCGACGGCATCCTGTTCGGCTTCCCGACGCGGTTCGGCATGATGGCGGCGCAGATGAAGGCCTTCTTTGACTCCACCGGCGGCCTCTGGCAGGCGCAGAGCCTCTCGGGCAAGCCTGCGGGCGTCTTCTTCGCGACGGGCACCCAGGGCGGTGGGCAGGAGACCACGGCTCTCACGGCCGTGACGCAGCTGACGCACCACGGCATGCTGTTCGTGCCGGTCGGGTACACGCACGGCGCCGGCATGTTCGCCATGGACGAGGTCAAGGGCGGCAGCCCGTACGGTGCCGGCACCTTCGCTGGAGCCGATGGCAGCAGGGTGCCCAGCGATGCCGAGCTCGCCCTCGCGGCGCACCAGGGCAAGTACTTTGCCGGCATCGCCAAGAAGCTCAAAGCCGTCTGA